In Rubrobacter radiotolerans DSM 5868, a genomic segment contains:
- the ftsH gene encoding ATP-dependent zinc metalloprotease FtsH: protein MVFAVILVRVLSGGAADVETLNSQQFQEVVQNNEIQTDIPEGEEGALLVRDQDQTVEGTLQNGDLFEYSYPTEYDIAAVFDEAGIPFTTDPQNTGFWLTLLGTLGPILLIVLFLLLFLSTMQGGGNRVMSFGKSKAKRMSKDSPKVTFADVAGADEAVQELTEIKEFLESPQKFQKLGARIPKGALLVGPPGTGKTLLARAVAGEAGVPFFSISGSDFVEMFVGVGASRVRDLFEQAKQNSPCIIFMDEIDAVGRQRGAGMGGGHDEREQTLNQLLVEMDGFDAKSGIIMIAATNRPDILDPALLRPGRFDRQIVVDRPDYPGRERILKVHARGKPLGDDIDISTVAKGTPGFTGADLANLINEAALLAARHDKEVIEMEEMEEAVDRVIAGPERKTRLISGKEKEITAFHEAGHAIVGALLEHADPVHKISIIPRGQALGVTMSLPEEDRFMMSKTQMMHQLAMMLGGRAAEMIIFDEITTGASNDIERATKMARAMVTRYGMSEKLGLIALGQQEGQVFMGRDFNSSPDYSDEIAFQIDREIRRIVDECYDNAEDILIRNRALLDKLSADLIEYETVDAKHLRRLIEEYAVDKPHLDSKSHAQTGGPNAEGPSTNGVQNADSVSEEEPNERS from the coding sequence ATGGTCTTCGCCGTCATACTGGTGCGGGTGCTCTCCGGGGGCGCCGCGGACGTCGAGACGCTCAACTCGCAGCAGTTCCAGGAGGTTGTTCAGAACAACGAGATCCAGACCGACATCCCGGAGGGCGAGGAGGGCGCGCTCCTTGTTCGGGACCAGGACCAGACCGTCGAGGGGACGCTTCAGAACGGCGACCTCTTCGAGTACTCCTACCCGACCGAGTACGACATCGCGGCCGTCTTCGACGAGGCGGGCATCCCGTTTACGACCGACCCGCAGAACACCGGCTTCTGGCTGACGCTGCTCGGGACGCTCGGGCCGATACTCCTGATCGTGCTCTTCCTCCTGCTCTTCCTCTCGACGATGCAGGGCGGCGGAAACCGGGTGATGAGCTTCGGCAAGAGCAAGGCCAAGCGCATGTCGAAGGACTCGCCGAAGGTAACGTTTGCCGACGTTGCCGGGGCGGACGAGGCGGTGCAGGAGCTTACCGAGATCAAGGAGTTCCTTGAGTCGCCGCAGAAGTTCCAGAAGCTCGGGGCGCGCATTCCCAAGGGAGCCCTGCTCGTCGGACCTCCCGGAACGGGGAAGACGCTCCTTGCGCGGGCGGTCGCCGGCGAGGCCGGGGTCCCGTTCTTCTCGATCTCGGGCTCGGACTTTGTCGAGATGTTCGTCGGCGTCGGCGCGAGCCGCGTCAGGGACCTCTTCGAGCAGGCCAAGCAGAACTCGCCGTGCATTATCTTTATGGACGAGATCGACGCGGTCGGCCGTCAGCGCGGGGCCGGCATGGGCGGCGGTCACGACGAGCGCGAGCAGACCCTCAACCAGCTTCTTGTGGAGATGGACGGCTTCGACGCGAAGAGCGGCATTATCATGATCGCCGCGACGAACCGTCCGGACATCCTCGACCCGGCGCTTCTCAGGCCGGGACGCTTCGACCGGCAGATCGTCGTCGACCGGCCGGACTACCCGGGCCGGGAGCGAATCCTCAAGGTCCACGCCCGGGGCAAGCCCTTAGGCGACGACATAGACATCTCTACGGTCGCGAAGGGGACGCCCGGCTTTACCGGAGCGGACCTCGCGAACCTCATCAACGAGGCCGCGCTGCTCGCCGCGCGACACGACAAGGAAGTTATCGAGATGGAGGAGATGGAGGAGGCGGTCGACCGGGTGATCGCCGGTCCCGAGAGAAAGACGCGCCTCATCTCCGGCAAGGAGAAGGAGATCACGGCCTTCCACGAGGCCGGCCACGCCATTGTCGGGGCGCTCCTTGAGCACGCCGACCCGGTGCACAAGATCTCGATCATCCCTCGCGGGCAGGCGCTCGGCGTTACGATGAGCCTCCCCGAGGAGGACCGCTTCATGATGAGCAAGACGCAGATGATGCACCAGCTCGCCATGATGCTCGGCGGCCGGGCGGCGGAGATGATCATCTTCGACGAGATCACGACCGGGGCCTCGAACGACATCGAGCGGGCAACGAAGATGGCCCGGGCGATGGTCACGCGCTACGGCATGAGCGAGAAGCTCGGCCTTATCGCGCTCGGCCAGCAGGAGGGCCAGGTCTTTATGGGCCGGGACTTCAACTCCTCGCCGGACTACTCGGACGAGATCGCCTTCCAGATAGACCGGGAGATCCGGCGTATCGTGGATGAGTGCTACGACAACGCGGAGGACATCCTGATCCGCAACCGGGCGCTCCTCGACAAGCTCTCGGCCGACCTGATCGAGTACGAGACCGTTGATGCCAAGCACCTCAGGCGCCTGATCGAGGAGTACGCGGTCGACAAGCCGCACCTGGACTCGAAGAGCCACGCTCAGACGGGTGGTCCGAACGCGGAGGGTCCGAGCACGAACGGGGTCCAGAACGCAGACTCCGTCTCCGAGGAAGAGCCGAACGAGCGCTCCTAG
- a CDS encoding sulfotransferase has product MPYPDFLCIGAQKSGTTWLARVLGRHPEVWMPPFKELHYFDWCRDDERSLPELYRDRLFGERYVDRLWRRRVRGLPERLRRNSAPGRGVWYLKYLLPPPSDRWYSSLFCGEAGQVHGEATPNYGPLERERIGRLHELMPGVRLVYLMRNPIERHYSALNMAKGRRAVRELAVGVRAGEVEDASLRLHSDYERVLDTWSEFFGKDRIFCGFVEDIHFRPEEFLNAVYSFLEVGPREPPKLAQKKVHARGADRMPSKTARALALVYAGKVSSLSERFGGYADFWRFCSEAILDGYPEGSETVSYPFHESGLWERWLLSGKEKNGLRSGTLREIEKRAR; this is encoded by the coding sequence ATGCCCTACCCGGACTTTCTCTGCATCGGGGCGCAGAAGTCGGGCACGACGTGGCTCGCTCGCGTCCTCGGGCGGCATCCGGAGGTCTGGATGCCGCCGTTCAAGGAGCTTCACTACTTTGACTGGTGCCGCGACGACGAGCGTAGCCTCCCGGAGCTCTATCGGGACAGGCTGTTCGGGGAGCGCTATGTGGATCGTCTGTGGCGCCGAAGGGTTCGGGGGCTTCCGGAGAGACTTCGCCGGAACTCCGCACCCGGAAGGGGCGTTTGGTATCTGAAGTACCTTCTGCCGCCTCCCTCCGACCGCTGGTACTCCTCTCTGTTCTGCGGAGAGGCCGGGCAGGTACACGGCGAGGCGACGCCCAACTACGGACCGCTGGAACGGGAGAGAATCGGCCGCCTGCACGAGTTGATGCCCGGGGTCAGGCTCGTGTACCTGATGAGGAACCCCATCGAACGTCACTACTCGGCCCTGAACATGGCGAAGGGGCGAAGGGCGGTCCGCGAGCTGGCGGTCGGGGTGCGCGCGGGGGAGGTCGAGGACGCCTCCCTGAGGCTGCACTCGGACTACGAGCGCGTGCTGGACACCTGGAGCGAGTTCTTCGGGAAAGATCGCATCTTCTGCGGGTTTGTCGAGGACATCCACTTCCGGCCGGAGGAGTTCCTGAACGCCGTGTACTCGTTTCTCGAAGTCGGGCCGAGAGAGCCGCCGAAGCTGGCGCAAAAGAAGGTCCACGCCCGGGGAGCGGACCGGATGCCCAGCAAGACCGCAAGGGCTCTGGCGTTAGTCTACGCGGGGAAGGTGTCGAGCCTCTCCGAGAGGTTCGGGGGCTACGCCGACTTCTGGAGGTTCTGCTCGGAGGCGATCCTGGACGGCTATCCCGAAGGCTCGGAGACAGTCTCCTACCCGTTTCACGAGTCCGGGCTCTGGGAGAGGTGGCTTTTGTCCGGCAAGGAGAAGAACGGGCTCCGGAGCGGGACGCTCCGGGAGATCGAGAAGAGGGCCCGGTAG
- the hpt gene encoding hypoxanthine phosphoribosyltransferase: protein MEPDLREVMIPSADIQAKVRELGEAVTRDYAGERPLLVGILRGGVVFLSDLMRAVDLPCEIDFMDISSYGAGTSSSGVVRILKDLEEDITGRHVLIVEDIVDTGLTLSYLNRALLARKPASLEICALLTKPSRRKVPIEVKYLGFEVPDEFVVGYGLDYAGAYRNLPDIGVLKPEVFGGAEE from the coding sequence ATGGAGCCGGACCTGAGGGAGGTCATGATCCCCTCGGCGGACATTCAGGCGAAGGTCCGGGAGCTGGGCGAGGCCGTAACGCGCGACTACGCGGGAGAACGGCCGCTGCTGGTAGGCATCCTGCGCGGCGGCGTCGTCTTTCTCTCGGATCTCATGCGGGCGGTCGACCTCCCGTGCGAGATCGACTTCATGGACATAAGCTCCTACGGGGCCGGGACGTCCTCGAGCGGGGTCGTGCGCATCCTGAAGGATTTGGAGGAGGACATAACGGGCCGGCACGTCCTGATCGTCGAGGACATCGTGGACACGGGCCTGACCCTCTCGTACCTTAACCGGGCGCTCCTTGCAAGAAAGCCGGCTTCGCTTGAGATCTGCGCCCTCCTCACCAAGCCCTCGCGCCGGAAGGTCCCGATAGAGGTGAAGTACCTCGGCTTCGAGGTCCCGGACGAGTTCGTCGTGGGCTACGGGCTCGACTACGCCGGGGCTTACCGGAACCTCCCGGACATCGGGGTCCTGAAGCCCGAGGTCTTCGGAGGAGCGGAGGAGTGA
- the tilS gene encoding tRNA lysidine(34) synthetase TilS, with protein MKPEGGARTDSGDPGGFLRRVEETARRWRMDLRRPLALVSGGPDSVALLRALCDLGAEPVVLHVDHGLRGAESEGDAAFVGALARALGLDCEVRTVRSDLSRGANLQERAREERYAIAREVARERGLRTLATGHTSDDVAETTLMNLARGSGLRGLAGIPPLRREGELAVVRPLIGTTRAEVLAYLAALGQGFRTDSTNALPKYARNRLRHEVLPALESLYPGASRNVARTSGLLRRDLEVVEGLAERAVEGRADEVVVLPERLAHPGLLGHALRLAHARAAPESDPLPSGRVEEILAKLESREGTVTLDLPDGLLCAVRFGREVAFYRRRAAKAGESVALEAGGEFHFEGWKIAVEERETFDRRDAARPEVAYLDAGAGPYRVRRVEEADTIQPLGLGGTKKVFKALMDRKVPADKRSRTPVVVGGDGRVAWIFLGETGEPFAVGERTGRVLRLEVREASGGRL; from the coding sequence ATGAAGCCCGAAGGCGGCGCGAGGACCGACAGCGGGGACCCTGGCGGCTTTCTCCGGCGCGTCGAGGAGACGGCCCGGAGGTGGCGCATGGACCTCCGGCGGCCGCTCGCGCTCGTCTCCGGCGGGCCGGACTCGGTGGCGCTGCTCCGGGCGCTCTGCGACCTCGGCGCGGAGCCGGTCGTTCTGCACGTGGACCACGGCCTGCGCGGCGCGGAGTCGGAGGGGGATGCGGCCTTTGTCGGCGCGCTCGCGCGGGCTCTCGGCCTTGACTGCGAGGTCCGGACCGTTCGCTCCGACCTCTCCCGGGGAGCCAACCTCCAGGAGCGCGCCCGCGAGGAGCGGTACGCCATTGCCCGCGAGGTCGCCCGGGAGCGGGGCCTCCGGACGCTTGCCACCGGCCACACCTCGGACGACGTGGCCGAGACGACGCTTATGAACCTCGCGCGCGGGAGCGGGCTCCGGGGCCTTGCCGGGATACCCCCGCTCAGGCGCGAGGGAGAGCTTGCCGTGGTGCGGCCCCTGATCGGGACCACAAGAGCCGAGGTCCTTGCCTACCTCGCCGCTCTCGGACAGGGGTTTCGCACGGACTCGACGAACGCCCTACCGAAGTACGCGCGCAACCGCCTGCGCCACGAGGTCCTGCCCGCGCTGGAGTCGCTCTACCCGGGCGCGAGCCGCAACGTCGCCCGGACCTCCGGGCTTCTGCGCCGTGACCTGGAGGTTGTCGAAGGGCTTGCGGAGCGGGCCGTCGAGGGGCGGGCGGACGAGGTCGTCGTGCTGCCGGAGCGGCTCGCGCATCCGGGTCTGCTCGGCCACGCCCTGCGCCTCGCCCACGCGAGGGCCGCGCCCGAAAGCGACCCGCTCCCCTCGGGACGGGTGGAGGAGATCCTCGCGAAGCTCGAAAGCCGGGAGGGGACCGTAACGCTCGACCTGCCGGACGGACTTCTCTGCGCCGTCCGGTTCGGGCGGGAGGTCGCCTTCTACCGGCGAAGAGCGGCAAAGGCCGGAGAGTCCGTCGCGCTAGAGGCCGGGGGCGAGTTCCACTTCGAGGGGTGGAAGATAGCCGTCGAGGAGCGGGAGACGTTCGACCGGCGGGACGCGGCGAGGCCCGAGGTCGCGTACCTCGACGCCGGGGCCGGTCCGTACCGGGTGCGAAGGGTAGAGGAAGCCGATACCATTCAGCCGCTGGGGCTCGGAGGAACAAAGAAGGTCTTCAAGGCTCTTATGGACCGGAAGGTGCCTGCGGACAAGAGGTCCCGGACGCCCGTCGTCGTTGGCGGGGACGGACGGGTGGCCTGGATCTTTCTCGGGGAGACGGGGGAGCCCTTCGCCGTCGGAGAGCGGACGGGCAGAGTGCTCAGGCTGGAAGTCAGGGAAGCATCGGGAGGTCGCCTTTGA
- a CDS encoding S8 family serine peptidase has product MGRAEGQPGGDEPTVDTDRSGARYVSGELIVTYEEPVPESPARALTEEVGATVEKTLPAVDSQLIQIPEVVEEPDAAERERLLEEARQELEADPAVRSADYNYLRQPAAPNDPLYPKQWSLAKIAAPVAWRESTGLGLSGEAVRIAVVDTGADLDHPDLAGKISASKNIPNPTLDADDKSGHGTHVAGIAAAGTNNGQGVAGVCPECTLLVAKVEDTRGYITVASVTEAINWSTDNGAGVINASLSGAGAAESERLAIARAVEAGVVVVAAAGNEGSNVKTYPAAYADVISVGATTRDDRRASYSNYGGWLDLVAPGEAHSTIPGGYGTKSGTSMASPTVAGVAGLLLAQGTAPREVESRLAATTVDLGPKGRDNTFGSGRLDAGAAVGARPRNTHPVVTNVSPKPGTKTKSRTVYLRATVRDGQTNLAKSNITLFVNGKKQNFAYTRSTDRLVRKVKLKPGRNQVKIVARDGWGLSTTRTWSFRTPR; this is encoded by the coding sequence ATGGGTCGCGCCGAGGGCCAGCCGGGCGGGGACGAGCCAACCGTAGACACCGACAGGAGCGGTGCCCGGTACGTCTCGGGTGAGCTTATCGTCACCTACGAGGAGCCGGTCCCTGAGTCTCCGGCGCGCGCCCTGACCGAGGAGGTCGGGGCGACGGTCGAGAAGACGCTCCCCGCCGTGGACTCGCAGCTTATCCAGATCCCCGAGGTCGTCGAGGAACCCGACGCCGCCGAACGGGAGAGGCTCCTCGAAGAGGCCCGCCAGGAGCTGGAGGCCGACCCGGCGGTCCGCTCGGCGGACTACAACTACCTGCGCCAGCCCGCAGCGCCGAACGACCCGCTCTACCCGAAGCAGTGGTCGCTCGCAAAGATCGCCGCCCCCGTCGCGTGGCGCGAGTCAACGGGTCTGGGGCTCTCCGGCGAGGCCGTGCGCATCGCCGTTGTAGACACCGGCGCGGACCTCGACCACCCGGACCTCGCGGGGAAGATCTCCGCCTCGAAGAACATCCCGAACCCGACCCTCGACGCCGACGACAAAAGCGGCCACGGCACGCACGTCGCCGGAATAGCCGCCGCCGGAACAAACAACGGGCAGGGCGTCGCCGGAGTCTGCCCGGAGTGCACGCTCCTCGTCGCGAAGGTCGAGGACACGCGAGGCTACATAACCGTCGCGTCGGTGACGGAGGCGATCAACTGGTCGACGGATAACGGCGCCGGGGTCATAAACGCTTCGCTTTCCGGCGCGGGCGCGGCGGAATCCGAGAGGCTGGCAATCGCTCGCGCGGTCGAGGCCGGGGTCGTTGTCGTTGCGGCCGCCGGGAACGAGGGATCGAACGTCAAGACCTATCCGGCGGCCTACGCGGACGTGATCTCGGTCGGAGCCACGACGCGCGACGACCGCCGGGCCTCCTACTCGAACTACGGGGGCTGGCTCGACCTCGTCGCGCCGGGTGAGGCTCACTCGACCATCCCCGGCGGCTACGGAACAAAGTCCGGGACGAGCATGGCCTCCCCGACCGTCGCCGGGGTCGCGGGGCTCCTGCTCGCGCAGGGGACCGCCCCTCGGGAGGTCGAGTCCCGGCTCGCCGCAACGACGGTAGACCTCGGACCGAAGGGCCGCGACAACACCTTCGGTTCCGGCAGGCTCGACGCGGGCGCCGCCGTCGGGGCGCGTCCCCGGAACACGCACCCCGTCGTTACGAACGTCAGTCCCAAGCCCGGCACAAAGACAAAGAGCCGCACCGTTTACCTGCGCGCGACCGTGCGCGACGGTCAGACCAACCTTGCGAAATCGAACATCACGCTCTTCGTGAACGGCAAAAAGCAGAACTTCGCCTACACGCGCTCGACCGACCGGCTCGTCCGGAAGGTGAAGCTCAAGCCCGGCCGGAACCAGGTAAAGATAGTCGCCAGGGACGGCTGGGGACTCTCCACGACCCGGACCTGGAGCTTCAGGACCCCGAGGTAG
- a CDS encoding FUSC family protein, with product MSEGDGETIAKLGARLREGARRGAERVRLSVWSVLQTSIAASLSYFLAVFLLGHEQPFFAPIAAVISLSITLGERGRRTVQLVFGVAIGLLLADLLVLALGTGPARIGLVVLIAMVAAVFFSGRMLTVNQAAISAILVVVLQPPDAGFEPDRFLDALLGGGVALTINHLLPANPERLVERAAREVFSELVSVLEEVAASLRESDPERARRTLLRARRVDDRIRSMTEAISAGYETARLSPTRRRALKHLQLYSAAGNRIELAAINVRVLARGAYNAVLRGDAIPDVLPEAVLDLAEAFKALAEYLEEHEPPEEVKRHALRAAEKATSLLKKRHDLAASVLVGQVRSAAVDILRSAGMDQESSLRALEEAAGRASEV from the coding sequence ATGAGCGAGGGCGACGGCGAGACGATCGCAAAGCTCGGCGCGAGGCTCCGGGAGGGAGCCCGGCGAGGCGCGGAGCGCGTGCGCCTGAGCGTCTGGTCGGTTCTCCAGACCTCGATCGCGGCGAGCCTCTCGTACTTTCTTGCGGTCTTTCTGCTCGGCCACGAGCAGCCCTTCTTCGCCCCGATAGCGGCCGTGATCTCGCTGAGCATCACGCTCGGAGAGCGGGGACGGCGGACGGTGCAGCTCGTCTTCGGGGTAGCTATCGGGCTGCTCCTTGCGGACCTGCTCGTGCTCGCGCTCGGGACTGGACCGGCGAGGATCGGGCTCGTCGTCCTGATCGCGATGGTCGCGGCCGTCTTTTTCAGCGGACGGATGCTTACGGTCAACCAGGCGGCGATCTCGGCTATCCTCGTCGTTGTTCTCCAGCCGCCGGATGCGGGCTTTGAGCCGGACCGCTTCCTCGACGCGCTTCTCGGCGGCGGCGTCGCCCTCACGATAAACCACCTCCTGCCCGCCAACCCGGAGCGGCTCGTCGAGCGGGCGGCCCGCGAGGTCTTCTCCGAGCTCGTCTCGGTGCTCGAAGAGGTCGCGGCCTCCCTGCGCGAGTCCGACCCCGAGCGCGCCCGGCGGACGCTCCTTCGAGCTCGCCGGGTGGACGACCGCATCCGGAGCATGACCGAGGCGATAAGCGCCGGCTACGAGACCGCCCGGCTCTCCCCGACCCGCCGGCGCGCCCTCAAGCACCTGCAGCTCTACTCCGCCGCCGGCAACCGCATAGAGCTCGCCGCGATCAACGTCCGGGTCCTCGCCCGCGGGGCCTACAACGCCGTGCTGCGCGGCGACGCCATCCCGGACGTACTCCCCGAGGCCGTACTCGACCTCGCAGAAGCCTTCAAGGCGCTCGCCGAGTACCTCGAAGAGCACGAGCCCCCCGAGGAGGTCAAACGCCACGCCCTGCGCGCCGCCGAGAAGGCGACCTCGCTCCTGAAGAAACGCCACGACCTCGCCGCGAGCGTCCTTGTCGGTCAGGTCCGGAGCGCGGCCGTGGACATCCTGAGAAGCGCCGGGATGGACCAGGAGTCCTCCCTGCGCGCGCTCGAAGAGGCCGCCGGACGCGCCTCAGAGGTCTAA
- a CDS encoding Sec-independent protein translocase subunit TatA/TatB codes for MGLTSPSHLIILLVILLLLFGAKKIPELARGLGQGMREFRQGVNDKGEVEGSDGTSRSVESESRTQERAEARTDTAARG; via the coding sequence ATGGGACTGACTTCACCATCGCACCTGATCATCCTCCTGGTCATCCTGCTTCTGCTCTTCGGGGCGAAGAAGATACCGGAGCTCGCCCGGGGTCTCGGGCAGGGGATGCGGGAGTTCAGGCAGGGCGTAAACGACAAGGGCGAGGTCGAGGGCTCCGACGGCACCTCGCGCAGCGTCGAGAGCGAGTCGAGGACGCAGGAGCGGGCCGAGGCTCGCACGGACACCGCCGCTCGCGGCTAG
- a CDS encoding extracellular solute-binding protein, whose protein sequence is MHRDERPGTPESGAGGISRRDFLKLGGAGVAAVATLGVAGCGGGGGPVRTESGAIEVVFSTSPSAQAVLEKLIDRFNAEHEGEIEVSFRPAPTDTANAFDLLLTQFQAGGGEIDVIGGDVIWAAQFAANGWLADLTDRFDEGMRGEFLEGPVEAVTYEGAVYGVPWFTDAGMLYYRSDLLEESGFENPPQTWEELIEMATSVRENSDANFGFVFQGANSESGVVNGLEYINSFGGYALDPNDPNNVTIDSPESVEGLSMERRMIESGAAPDAIVTYTEEECQGSFLNGNAVFCRNWPYMYALGADESASNITQDQIGVAPLPRGEGGESVSGLGGANYYITATSDQETQDAAWEFVRYMSESVQQRTFALEASLLPTRSALYEDQEILDAVPVVSLAGEALERTVPRPVSPYYSDMSVNMAEQFNASLSGSIPPEEAVSNLQEEIQNIVDQG, encoded by the coding sequence ATGCACAGAGACGAGAGGCCCGGTACGCCGGAGTCCGGTGCGGGCGGGATCAGCCGCCGCGACTTTCTCAAGCTCGGCGGTGCGGGGGTCGCGGCGGTCGCGACGCTCGGGGTCGCGGGCTGCGGGGGAGGAGGCGGCCCGGTGCGAACAGAGTCCGGAGCGATAGAGGTCGTCTTCTCCACCTCGCCCTCGGCCCAGGCGGTGCTGGAGAAGCTTATAGACAGGTTCAACGCCGAGCACGAAGGCGAGATAGAGGTCTCGTTCCGCCCCGCGCCGACAGACACGGCGAACGCCTTCGACCTGCTCCTGACTCAGTTTCAGGCCGGTGGCGGCGAGATAGACGTTATAGGCGGCGACGTTATCTGGGCCGCGCAGTTTGCGGCGAATGGCTGGCTCGCCGACCTCACGGACCGCTTCGACGAGGGGATGAGAGGCGAGTTCCTTGAAGGTCCGGTGGAGGCCGTAACCTACGAGGGTGCGGTCTACGGCGTTCCGTGGTTCACCGACGCGGGGATGCTCTACTACCGCTCCGACCTTCTGGAGGAGAGCGGCTTCGAGAACCCGCCGCAGACCTGGGAAGAGCTGATCGAGATGGCCACGTCCGTCCGGGAGAACTCGGATGCGAACTTCGGGTTCGTCTTCCAGGGGGCCAACAGCGAGAGCGGCGTGGTCAACGGTCTGGAGTACATAAACAGCTTCGGCGGCTACGCGCTCGACCCGAACGACCCGAACAACGTCACTATAGACAGCCCCGAATCGGTCGAGGGCCTGAGCATGGAGCGAAGGATGATCGAGTCCGGCGCCGCTCCAGACGCCATCGTGACCTATACAGAGGAGGAGTGCCAGGGCAGCTTCCTGAACGGCAACGCGGTCTTCTGTCGCAACTGGCCGTACATGTACGCTTTGGGCGCCGACGAGAGCGCCTCGAACATCACCCAGGACCAGATAGGCGTCGCGCCGCTCCCGAGGGGCGAGGGCGGCGAGAGCGTGAGCGGCCTCGGCGGCGCCAACTACTACATAACCGCCACAAGCGACCAGGAGACGCAGGACGCGGCCTGGGAGTTCGTCCGGTACATGTCCGAGAGCGTTCAGCAGCGGACCTTCGCCCTCGAAGCCTCGCTCCTCCCGACCCGCTCGGCCCTCTACGAGGATCAGGAGATACTCGACGCCGTCCCGGTCGTGTCGCTCGCGGGGGAGGCTCTTGAGAGGACCGTCCCGCGCCCCGTTTCGCCCTACTACTCGGACATGTCCGTGAACATGGCCGAGCAGTTCAACGCCAGTCTCTCCGGCAGCATACCGCCCGAGGAGGCCGTCTCCAACCTGCAAGAGGAGATCCAGAACATCGTCGATCAGGGCTGA
- a CDS encoding S-(hydroxymethyl)glutathione dehydrogenase/class III alcohol dehydrogenase, whose translation MDVKAAVAFEAEKPLSVETVRLEDPKEGEVLVEVKATGICHTDEFTRSGADPEGIFPSILGHEGAGVVAAVGKGVKSVKEGDHVIPLYTPECRECKSCLSRKTNLCTAIRATQGKGLMPDSTSRFSLDGEPLYHYMGTSTFANYTVLPEIAVAKVRPDAPFEKICYIGCGATTGVGAVVNTAKVEPGSNVVVFGLGGIGLNVIQGARMVGADKIVGVDLNPAKKSLAERFGMTHFVNPAEVEGDLVPYLVDLTDGGADYSFECIGNVNVMRQALECCHRGWGVSVIIGVAGAGQEISTRPFQLVTGRTWKGTAFGGARGRTDVPKIVDWYMDGKIEIDPLITHTMPLEDINRGFDLMHSGESIRSVVIF comes from the coding sequence GTGGACGTAAAGGCCGCGGTAGCCTTCGAGGCGGAGAAGCCGCTCAGCGTGGAGACGGTCCGGTTGGAGGACCCGAAGGAGGGAGAGGTCCTTGTCGAGGTAAAGGCGACCGGGATCTGCCACACCGACGAGTTCACCCGCTCGGGGGCGGACCCGGAAGGGATCTTTCCCTCGATCCTCGGCCACGAGGGCGCAGGCGTCGTCGCGGCGGTCGGTAAGGGGGTAAAGAGCGTGAAGGAGGGGGACCACGTCATCCCGCTCTACACCCCGGAGTGCCGGGAGTGCAAGAGTTGTTTGAGCCGCAAGACGAACCTCTGTACGGCGATCCGCGCGACGCAGGGGAAGGGGCTCATGCCCGACTCGACGAGCCGCTTCTCCCTCGACGGCGAGCCGCTGTACCACTACATGGGGACCTCGACGTTTGCGAACTACACCGTTTTGCCGGAGATCGCGGTCGCGAAAGTCCGTCCCGACGCGCCGTTCGAGAAGATCTGCTACATCGGCTGCGGCGCAACGACCGGCGTCGGGGCGGTCGTGAACACCGCGAAGGTCGAGCCGGGCTCGAACGTGGTCGTGTTCGGGCTCGGGGGAATCGGGCTGAACGTTATCCAGGGCGCGCGCATGGTGGGAGCGGACAAGATCGTCGGCGTGGACCTGAACCCGGCGAAGAAGTCCCTCGCCGAGAGGTTCGGCATGACGCACTTCGTCAACCCGGCGGAGGTCGAGGGGGACCTCGTGCCGTACCTCGTGGACCTGACGGACGGCGGGGCGGACTACTCATTCGAGTGCATCGGGAACGTGAACGTTATGCGCCAGGCGCTTGAGTGCTGCCACCGGGGCTGGGGCGTGTCGGTGATCATCGGGGTGGCGGGAGCCGGGCAGGAGATCTCGACCCGCCCGTTCCAGCTCGTTACGGGCCGGACGTGGAAGGGCACGGCGTTCGGCGGTGCGAGGGGCCGGACGGACGTGCCGAAAATAGTCGACTGGTACATGGACGGGAAGATCGAGATAGACCCCCTGATCACCCACACCATGCCCTTAGAGGACATAAACCGGGGCTTCGACCTCATGCACTCGGGCGAGTCCATCCGAAGCGTGGTGATCTTCTAG